Below is a genomic region from Salmo salar chromosome ssa11, Ssal_v3.1, whole genome shotgun sequence.
TGATTTCATCTGGaatcaaataaatgttttccaGGGTTGTAGTGGGAGGATCACACTCCATATTGCgtgacagacacaaaaagatccctcCTTGTCTAGTGTTTTTAATtgtgtcgacatttggaaagttttccCGACAttttgctgtttccatcaggcctgccATGACACTTTCTTTTACTTATCAGACCTAGTTCACGCTCataaaaaaggttggatggaaacctggtcagtaactttctcactcatcatgattatccgtaatcatggtagcatccacattgtgacaaataatattttatttgaaGTGTTGAGAaacattttattcttatttagaataaaagttactccaaaatgacacattatttaccattcatttctattgggcacaacaatcaaaaacaacaaagtgcaaatgcatccaacaagtttgtagtcattgcgtgctaggaatatggtacCAAATCTAAACTTCTAACAATTTTATTCACAATAGGTGAATTTGTCAAAATATTTATGCCTTCAAATAGGGCGACTAGATACAAATTACTTtaatttctaaacagtaaaacaccctcaaataaaaggtaacATTGTGTACTGTCACttcatataaaacattttatcgcaaatccaaaatgctggagtattgAGCCAAATTGTTATGTGGGTTATTCCATAGGTATGTTTTAAGGAATGTTTGTACCATTGAGTCAGTCTAGAACCAGTCCCTGTGttggcacagctgggggcataTTCATTATGCCGATTCTGTTGCATAACGTTTATTCAAACGGAAGCAAAGAGACCTACCTAACTTTGTTCAATGGAAACTCGTTTTGCTCAGTTTGCTTCCGTTTTAACTGTAAACGGTTTCCATTATGAATATGCACCTGGAGTTAGTGAAACGTTTGTGCTTACAGGAGCAGCTGGAGCATGCAGAGGTGAGCACGGCCCTGCGTTACCTTGGCCAGTACTACTTCAAGAACAAACTTTATGACGAGGCTTCACTGTGTGCACAACGTTGCTGTGACTACAATGACGTAAGCAATGCCTCCAGTTGAACTGTTGTTCGTGGGAAAAAGTGTCCCATATCGAAATATCTACATACACTACTGCTTGTCCGGTACAGCTAAAGTGTCAGTCCTGTTGGAGTTGCAGACCAGATTTATTTATGGTGCTGGCTGATTGCTTTGGTGTCCCTCTACAGGCACGTGAGGAAGGCAAGGCTCTACTCAGACAGATCTCCCAGGTCAGAGACCATATGGAGGCCTCATCCACAGACCTGTTTGGACCGCTGTCCTCCAACAACACCCCAGTTAGGAGGGTGTCTCCCCTCGATCtgtcctccttctccccctgacACACCACCCCACTGGCTAGCTGAAAGCTCTGCATCACTTTGACTAATGGGACAATCTCATCTCTGCCTTATATCCTGTTGGTTCCATATACAGTTATGGTGAATTAGTACTTAATGCCATAGAAGGAGACTGAATGTCTACCCTTATACATAATGTAAATATTTTCTGTGTATGTTTACATGTCGGTGCAGCAGTTGCCACCCTACTTTTGAATATGAAAGAATTCTCTGAACCATTGACAGTTGGGAGTGTTATTAAATCAATGGAAAGTAACATTAGCATGCAGTTAACATTTTTCTTTACAAGAATTTATTATAAATTTCACTGTTGCACCAAAGTATATTGAAAGACTGGACAAACATTGAAAGCAAAACCTTTACATTAGAAACATTTAAACTAAATGTCTAATTGTAACAACTCTTAAAGCACTTTAGCATGAGGTAATATGTGCATCAGTCCacattcaaccagaatctcaaATGTTACCCTGCATTTTGACAAACATTTATTCTCAGATCAGAAACTGAAAAGTTGTAGCATTGTGTTTAATACTCAGGTATTCCAGAGTCCACTACAAAAACAACTTTTGTATTCATAAGGAAGATAGCTTAGCAGTGCAGATACTGTAGTAACACTTGAAATAAAAAGGCATTTAAAAACAATTGCAAAATAGTACAGATTAACAATTGTTTGCATAACGGTAGAGGATAAAATCAGCATCCTGACTTTTAGTTCTCAAGTCAGCACTTGGTAACCCTGTACCTGCCAGAGGGGCCGGGACTTGGGGGAGGGGACTGTTGGCGGGAGCGAAGGATCCGTGAGTAGGGTGTGGTTTGAGGTTCACGGGGGCGTCCCTGTTGTCTGCTTCGTGACGGGGTGTGTTGTGGGAAAAGGGAGCGGAAGAAGTGTCGTTTCTCTGGGGGCTGGTTCTCAGCGTTGCCTGCTGCCCCACAACCCCTCTTCTGACAGGAGCCGGGAGTAGCAGAGGCCGAGCCACAGGGGGGCATCTGACCCATCTGGGCCAGGGTCTCCGCCTTCCTCCTCAGGTCAGCCTTGACCAGCAGCAGGCCGTTCTGTAGCTCTACCAGGGTCTGGTCCTGAGGGAGTGGACAGGGTGAGGGGTGGACAGGGTTCTCTTCTTTACACTGGGGGGGCTACGAAGTCTACCTCCCACAGATTTCCAGTTGAATTCTGCCCCTTTGAAAAAGCATGTAAAACACCAACTAGTAGCAGCCCTCCCCTGCCTAGGATCACTAAGAACAAAGTGTTCCCCTCCCCTGCCTAGGATCACTAAGAACAAAGTGTTCCCCTCCCCTGCCTAGGATCACTAAGAACAAAGTGTTCCCCTCCCCTGCCTAGGATCACTAAGAACAAAGTGTTCCCCTCCCCTGCCTAGGATCACTAAGAACAAAGTGTTCCCCTCCCCAGCCTAGGATCACTAAGAACAAAGTGTTCCCCTCCCCTGCCTAGGATCACTAAGAACAAAGTGTTCCCCTGCCAAGGAATGAAGTCCTATTGAATTCTATAGGTGTGTACCTGTTTGGCCAGTGTGTGGTCTGCAGCGGTGAGCGCATGGCGCAGCCTCTCCCCTCCAGTGTTGCGGCAGCATGCCCTCTCTCCAGACTGCAGGTTCAGACCCAGCCTCTGCAGGTCCAGACGCAACTGACGCAGGTTCTGCAGCAGAGGCACAAACATGTTAAAATCCCAGCAATAGTTAGTGTTTAATACAAAAAGGTACGGAGGTAATGTGAGAGGAGACTACGCCCCTGGCTGGAGTACCGACCCTCTGGCCCTCCCCCAGCTTGCGGTCGGCAGCGTTGGTCAGGGCGTCGGAGTGCTCTGGTGGTGTGAGCTGCCCCTGGACGCGCCTCAGTTCTGGAAGAGAGTTAGTTATAAAGACCCATGCCATTTGCCAATCAATCATCTAGACTTCCCTCGTTCCCAATTGTCctggtcctccctctcctcttacctTGTGTTTTCTCCAGCAGCTCAGCACGACACTGGTCCAGCTCAGCCCTCACTCTGCTCAGCTCTCCTgtggttgtggaggccaggcGCTGGGAGCGACGGGGCGTGGGACCCTCAGCCTCTCCCCCCGGGGCTAGGGGTGGGAAGAGGGGGAGCGGGGCTGGCTCTGCTAGGGACACACCTCCCTTTTTCTCCAGGGCTGCAGTCAGTGCCTCAATCTGTTCATCACGCTCCTAGGATGGGAGGGAAGGTGGAAAGGAATCAACCATCTGTAGCATAGAAAACTCTATTCTAAACCCACTGAAAGACCTGATAACTTCATCTACAGACTGTCCTATCCCTCACCTCTATTTCCTGGTTGTAATATCTCTTGAGGCTTTTCTGCAGGTTGTTGATCTTGTCCTCAAACCTCTCCTCCATCAGAGCCTTCTCTGTCTCCAGGGTCTGGCTGAAGTCCTTCTCCATACCAGAGATGACCTCCATCATCTCAGAGAACACCTGCTCTCTGACGGTGGCCTCCAGCACCTCCTTCTCTTCCCGCTGCCTCTGCACCTCCCTCTTTAGTACCTCGATGGCCCGCAGCAGAGCCTGAACACAGCACAGACCCAGTCAGTCACTGAGGTCCAACACACACAAGTTGACATTTCATTCAGTGGGACGGAGGACATACATCTGAATCAAACATGGTGATGTCCCCATCTTCATCACTGTCCTCGTCTTCCTCAATCAGAGTGCTGTCATTGGAGTGAGGCTGGGGCTCCCGCAGCAGGGACAGGATGTAGGCCACCCGGGTCTTGGTGGATGGCCCATGGACCAGCTGAGAGAGGAGACCAACGACAGAGGTCACAACCACACCCACTGAATATTTCTCTGAAACCAAGGCTGTATTATTAACTGCAAGGCGAGAGCTGTTTGTACCTGTGTGGCGATGGCAGAGAACTTGAGGGCCTGCAGGGTCTCGTCGTAGGTAGAGGCACAGGGGTTGATGTTGACCACCATGCTGGAGCGCCCGCGGCCGCAGAAGAAGCCCTGGAGGACCCGGGTCAGTTTACTGTCTCTGAACGGCACCACTTGAGGGGGTCGCGACCTGTAGGGACAGGAGAACGTGTCATCTGGACAGTACAATGCTGGGATGCATTTAATTTACATTTGATgaattcctcttgtttagatgTGTGTGGCCTACTTGTTGTTCTGGTTGTGCCTCAGAGCAGTGATACAGCGGCCCAGGGTGTGGAGGGAGGTGTTGATATTGTTGGCCTCCTTCATCCTCTCCTCGTTGTGCTGGTCCTTACAACGCTCTGAGCCAGCCaggtcacagacagacagcctagtGGGACAGAATCACTATTATACTAAGTCACAGACAACCTAGTGGGACAgaatcactactactaccaccaccaatgTCAGATCAGACAGAACACTTAGGATAAGACAGTAGGTTGGAGAATGAGAAGCCTGGATGGGACGTACTCGCTGACACGTGTGGCCTGGCCCTGGTTAGCCTCTGGGTGGACGTGCAGGATCCGGGTGGAGAAGATGCTGTGGCTGCGGCTGGAGTTGTGGTTGAGGTGAGTGCTGGCAAAGCTCTGGTTCCTCCGGCCAGCCCTGAGCACTCTCCAAGCCTCCACTGCACTGCGGACCTGCACCCAGGTGAGATctgcacaacacaaaaacaaaggTCAGTAATGTGAATAAACTACAATGAAAAACATTAATACTATCTACATATTAGATATTATCTACAAGCATGTTCATAGTGAATGTGTGTTACCCTTGACGTAAGGGTTCCCCTGCTTGTCATCACTCAGCCGCAGGATGGCCCTCTTCTTAGGCTGGAGGCAGGGCGGAGCCTCAAGCAGGTCGTACAGGAACTCATTGTAGATCTCGTAGAAGGACACCCACACAGAGAACTGaaccccctcctccagctcctcccctccactgtgaGACAGGCTGTCTGGCTCCAGACACACACTGTCAGAGTCTGCTGGGAGACAAGGGCGTGTTAAGCAGTGACCACACAACCTCCAGGATTATACTCTACATACTACCAATGCCTATATAAAAAAGCAGCTTTGTAAAGCGGTGTAAATGCTGTATAGGTCTAAATCTAGACTTGGCTTCAGGGCCCACCAGGCGTCAGAGAGCAGAGTCATGTTACACTCTGAATGCCCTCACCCTCTAGCTGGGTGGCGATGTGGCTGGTTATGGAGTGTCCACCGATGCCGCTGTCCCAGGTACTAGTGCCGCCTCGCATCCGAGAAGTCATGCCATCCTCCTGTGATAGAGAAGACACAGGGAGAGGTGAACGTGGCATCATGTGACTTAGTTGACAAATGATTCCAGAGTGATTTGTGCTTCTGTTTCCCTCACATCTTTGAGCAGAGAGTCTCTGCGGATCTCCTCAGCCCGGACCTCACCGGCGTCCAGCTGGCGTACCTCCTGGTAGAGGACAGGCTTGAGGTCCATGGCCCCGTAGAGACGGCCCTGCAACTTCCTGAACAAAGACACCAGGGCCCGGGGCAGGAGGCCCGCCTCACGACCCACTCCTACAGGGGAAAGGTCACGTCAGTACTTTGTGGTACCCATCGCCACTGTATACTTAGCAAACAGCTAAACCAAGAGTGGAAATGTCTAGCTTTCTGTGGTTACATCAACCAATCCTATCTCACCCTGAATGGTGTAGGTCTTGCCAGAGTTGGTGACACCATATGTGTAGAGGAGCCGACTCTCTCCACGAAGCACGTCTCTCACCATCTCCTTCATGGTGCTCTCGAAGAAGTCCTGCTGTTTGGTCTCTGGACCAAAGATCTAGAGGTACACATGAAACGACATCTGTGATTAATGTAGTATGTGTCATAGTATAGTCTTATCTCTCAGGTCTTGTGTGAAGGTGAAACTGTACCTGTGAGAAGCTGAACTTGTGCATGCTCTGGGCGACTCCCCTCTCTGCACTCTTCATGTTCTGGGAGTCTTTGGGGGCTTTGAGCATCAGGCTCTCTTCGTtttgcacacacacagagccctgaAATGAGAAGAGGGGAAATAACACCTGTCTCACAAGTACTTCAAAGTTGACATGGAGAATAGGATGGGACGATAATAGGATGGGATGGAATTTAGAGTGCAGATCGTACctgatcctctcctctttccttctctccctcagtCAGGGGGCGGATACGCAGAAACACCTTCACTTTGTCAGTGTTCCCCTCACCACCGCTGCCTTGTCTGATCACCCCTGGCTTTGCCAATGCTTTCTGAATATTGGAGGAAAGAAAGTGGTGATAGTACTGTTCTGTGATGAACAGCATTGTTGAACATTTTCATACTATAGGCCTATCACTGACCCCCCCCCTGTGTAAATCAGCTACACACTTAGAAAGTTCCAATGGAAATCTGTGTTTTTGGCGCAAAATGTTTATGAATGTACAAATGACAAGCAAAAAATGTCATACAGGATTGATAGGTCAGTTAGAGGGAGTAGTCCCTAAGCCAACAGCTTGTGTAACGTCTGACCAGAGAATAAAGCATTCATGTTTGTGAGTAATAAAGCACTTGTGAAAAGATGGCCCGTCTCATTGCCTTGTGACAAATCACTGCAACCAATAAATAACTGTCTAGAGTCTACCCTAATGCCCGTTGCAAAGAAAATGACAGTCTGGGAAAACTGAACCACTGTCCAACTTCACTGTCTTCAAAAAGAGTTGTATCAAGTGTTGCAGAATAGTCCGTGATGAAAGGTGTCTCTAAATAAGCCGTGACCACAATGTAGTGTTGTGCTACCTATTAACATTACATTCACTGATAAACAAGTACTGGTAGGCCTGTAATAAAGGAACCTTAAATATGTCTTGAGTGCAGAGTGTTATGAGTTCAGTCAGAGCTAAGGCCTCACCTCTCTGATGGATGGCCGAGGTTCTAGTCCAGGGGAGATGATGGAGATCTCAGGCAGAGTCACTTCGTTCAGTCGTTGTCCTACCAAGCCACCGATGTCAGCTGCCGTGGATTCAAACACAGCCATGCCCCCCTCCTCCTCGTCAGACAGGACTCCACACGGAGATGCCATAGACAACGCCATAACCTGTTGGGTGACTGAATTGAGATTCTGGGATCACAGAGCTGTCAAGAGTGAGTGAAATCTACATCAACACGTTTTCCAGGTTTACTAAAATAACTTTCATATGTAGAaaagggaggaagggaagcgctgctaaggtacacagtagtaggttttggtagac
It encodes:
- the LOC106563621 gene encoding kinesin-like protein KIF20A isoform X1; amino-acid sequence: MALSMASPCGVLSDEEEGGMAVFESTAADIGGLVGQRLNEVTLPEISIISPGLEPRPSIREKALAKPGVIRQGSGGEGNTDKVKVFLRIRPLTEGEKERGEDQGSVCVQNEESLMLKAPKDSQNMKSAERGVAQSMHKFSFSQIFGPETKQQDFFESTMKEMVRDVLRGESRLLYTYGVTNSGKTYTIQGVGREAGLLPRALVSLFRKLQGRLYGAMDLKPVLYQEVRQLDAGEVRAEEIRRDSLLKDEDGMTSRMRGGTSTWDSGIGGHSITSHIATQLEDSDSVCLEPDSLSHSGGEELEEGVQFSVWVSFYEIYNEFLYDLLEAPPCLQPKKRAILRLSDDKQGNPYVKDLTWVQVRSAVEAWRVLRAGRRNQSFASTHLNHNSSRSHSIFSTRILHVHPEANQGQATRVSELSVCDLAGSERCKDQHNEERMKEANNINTSLHTLGRCITALRHNQNNKSRPPQVVPFRDSKLTRVLQGFFCGRGRSSMVVNINPCASTYDETLQALKFSAIATQLVHGPSTKTRVAYILSLLREPQPHSNDSTLIEEDEDSDEDGDITMFDSDALLRAIEVLKREVQRQREEKEVLEATVREQVFSEMMEVISGMEKDFSQTLETEKALMEERFEDKINNLQKSLKRYYNQEIEERDEQIEALTAALEKKGGVSLAEPAPLPLFPPLAPGGEAEGPTPRRSQRLASTTTGELSRVRAELDQCRAELLEKTQELRRVQGQLTPPEHSDALTNAADRKLGEGQRNLRQLRLDLQRLGLNLQSGERACCRNTGGERLRHALTAADHTLAKQDQTLVELQNGLLLVKADLRRKAETLAQMGQMPPCGSASATPGSCQKRGCGAAGNAENQPPEKRHFFRSLFPQHTPSRSRQQGRPREPQTTPYSRILRSRQQSPPPSPGPSGRYRVTKC
- the LOC106563621 gene encoding kinesin-like protein KIF20A isoform X2; this encodes MALSMASPCGVLSDEEEGGMAVFESTAADIGGLVGQRLNEVTLPEISIISPGLEPRPSIREKALAKPGVIRQGSGGEGNTDKVKVFLRIRPLTEGEKERGEDQGSVCVQNEESLMLKAPKDSQNMKSAERGVAQSMHKFSFSQIFGPETKQQDFFESTMKEMVRDVLRGESRLLYTYGVTNSGKTYTIQGVGREAGLLPRALVSLFRKLQGRLYGAMDLKPVLYQEVRQLDAGEVRAEEIRRDSLLKDEDGMTSRMRGGTSTWDSGIGGHSITSHIATQLEDSDSVCLEPDSLSHSGGEELEEGVQFSVWVSFYEIYNEFLYDLLEAPPCLQPKKRAILRLSDDKQGNPYVKDLTWVQVRSAVEAWRVLRAGRRNQSFASTHLNHNSSRSHSIFSTRILHVHPEANQGQATRVSELSVCDLAGSERCKDQHNEERMKEANNINTSLHTLGRCITALRHNQNNKSRPPQVVPFRDSKLTRVLQGFFCGRGRSSMVVNINPCASTYDETLQALKFSAIATQLVHGPSTKTRVAYILSLLREPQPHSNDSTLIEEDEDSDEDGDITMFDSDALLRAIEVLKREVQRQREEKEVLEATVREQVFSEMMEVISGMEKDFSQTLETEKALMEERFEDKINNLQKSLKRYYNQEIEERDEQIEALTAALEKKGGVSLAEPAPLPLFPPLAPGGEAEGPTPRRSQRLASTTTGELSRVRAELDQCRAELLEKTQELRRVQGQLTPPEHSDALTNAADRKLGEGQRNLRQLRLDLQRLGLNLQSGERACCRNTGGERLRHALTAADHTLAKQGQNSTGNLWEVDFVAPPV